CGGCGTCGACCCGGCGCAGGTCGTCGGCGGCGGCCACCTTCCCCGCCTCCAGGACGCGCGCCCACCTCTCGAGCGGATCGCGGTCGCGCCAGGCGGCGAGCTCCTCCTTGTCGACGTAGTGCTGGGCGTCGTGCTCGGCGTGGCCCTTCATCCGGTACGTCACGGCCTCGACGAACACCGGCCCCTCGCCGCGACGGGCCCGCGCGACCGCGTCGACCGCGGCCTTCCACACGAGCTCCACGTCGTTGCCGTCGATCGTCACGGCGGGAATGCCGTATGCCTTGGCCCGGTCGGCGAGCGACGCGCACGCCATCTGTTGGGAGAAGGGGGTCGAGTACGCCCAGTGGTTGTTCTCGCCGATCACGACGAGCGGGAGCTTTCGGACGGCGGCGAAGTTCATCCCCTCGTGAAACGGGCCCGTCGACGTCGCGCCGTCGCCGATGTACGTCATGCAGACGACGTTGCGCTTCCGGATCTTCGCCGCGAGCGCCACGCCCGCCATCACCGGGATGAGCTCTCCGAGCATCGAGATCGGACCGATCACGCCGCGCTCGAGCGAGGCGAAATGCAGGTTCCCGTCCTTGCCCCGGGATGGAGAGCTGGCCCGGGCGAGATACTGGGCGAACAGCTCCCGCGGCGCGTAGCCGCGCACGAGCACGGATCCGAGGTTCCGGATGAGGGGGCTCACGAAGTCGCCGGGGGAGAGCGCGTACGCCGTGCCCACCGACGTCGCCTCCTGGCCGAGGGAACGGTAGAGACCTCCGACGACCTTCCCCTGCCGGTAGAGGTTGACGAGGCGCTCCTCGACCACGCGGTTCAACCGCATGAACCGGTACAGCTCGAGCTTCTGCGAGTCCGAAAGCTGGTCCATGGTCCTCCCTCGATCGATTATATCCAGCCGACCCGCGCCGAACGGGGAGGCGCGAATCCGTCTATGATCGTCCGATGCCGCCGATCGACGTCTCGGTCATCATCGCCTCCGACCGCGTCGGACCGGATCTCGACGCCTGCCTGGCGTCGCTCGCCGAGCAGGAGGAGGCGCCCGCGTTCGAGGTGCTCGTCGTCTCCGGCGATGAGCCTCGACGCCGCGGCGACCTGCTCGTCGGATGGGTCCGGATGGAGGAACGCAACCCCGCGATGCGCCGCAATCGCGGCGCCGACTTCGCCGCCGGACGCGTTCTCGCGTTCATCGACGACGACGCGCGCGCGGCGCCGGACTGGCTCCGCCGGGCCGTCGAGACCTCCCGGCGGACGCCGCTCTTCGGCGGCATCGACGTTCTCCCCGCCGGCTCGCCGTACGGGGAACGGCTCGCGGACCTGCTCCTCGCGACACCGGC
The Thermoanaerobaculia bacterium DNA segment above includes these coding regions:
- a CDS encoding thiamine pyrophosphate-dependent dehydrogenase E1 component subunit alpha produces the protein MDQLSDSQKLELYRFMRLNRVVEERLVNLYRQGKVVGGLYRSLGQEATSVGTAYALSPGDFVSPLIRNLGSVLVRGYAPRELFAQYLARASSPSRGKDGNLHFASLERGVIGPISMLGELIPVMAGVALAAKIRKRNVVCMTYIGDGATSTGPFHEGMNFAAVRKLPLVVIGENNHWAYSTPFSQQMACASLADRAKAYGIPAVTIDGNDVELVWKAAVDAVARARRGEGPVFVEAVTYRMKGHAEHDAQHYVDKEELAAWRDRDPLERWARVLEAGKVAAADDLRRVDAAVTEQVDRELEIAETAPSPRGEAALEGVYAAAPRETEPLFLRYAEGKR